Proteins from one Bacillus sp. Bos-x628 genomic window:
- a CDS encoding ribonucleoside-diphosphate reductase subunit alpha, with protein MTVVIKDKNKKRERRMEFDRERLISFIKRGFENIEVNPTTKESYISKVVRTIERREEIESKDITKILIQNALVLTNDIKNDSGYVAPDYLVNTNWNRFARYVKLQELYKRASKNRSYDSKEKYGDFYGLIVTLTEKGLYTPDILANYTREELVKAGNAIVPERDELFDFAGLHSLSGRYCVKDFDKSVYELPQERFMIAALHLMMPEEKDRVEKAIELYWALSNLYLTLATPTLMNAGRVTGGLSSCFVLTTEDSLRGIFDDNTDVSTFSKNGAGIGIYFGKLRATGSDIRGHKGAASGILGWIKQLDNTAVSVDQLGQRPGAVAVYLDIWHKDIEDFIDLRLNTGDKSKRAYNVFTGLCIPDEFMRQVEKRGDFYLFDPHEIKQKMGFSLEDFYDKKKLGEKETPNPIDHAWTYHYYLCVDNNNLDKRRVPAIELKKRYMKAQLETGIPYMFYRDTVNRNNPNSHSGMIHSSNLCSEIAQNMSPSFVTQETINWETGEVIIHKQIGDLVTCNLSSLVVNRTEKDGVTERVIKIQMRALDNVISLLKVPVPQAQYTNMKYRAVGAGEQGITALLAQEGIMWDSEQAVEYISQLEEKIMRNCIKASALLGKEKGNYPVFEGSKWQTGEWFEERNLNSPEWLEVKELASKYMRNGYLRAIAPTGGTSVIAGSTPGIDPIFDVIYFERKKDFHLPILVPELNQKTWFFYKPTMKMEYENEKQLAHLWAIKHNAARQKFVDQAISHNFYIPQDIKAKNFYKLHMENWKAGVKTSYYTRSWDQKHESSCLACSA; from the coding sequence GAGGTTAATCCAACCACAAAAGAGAGTTACATTTCTAAAGTGGTCCGGACAATCGAGAGAAGAGAAGAAATCGAATCAAAAGATATTACGAAAATCCTCATTCAAAATGCTTTGGTTCTTACAAATGACATTAAGAATGATTCTGGATACGTGGCGCCTGATTACCTTGTAAACACTAACTGGAATAGATTTGCCCGTTATGTAAAGCTCCAAGAGTTATATAAAAGAGCTTCTAAAAATAGATCTTATGATTCAAAAGAGAAGTATGGTGATTTCTATGGTCTTATCGTGACTCTCACCGAAAAAGGCTTGTATACTCCCGATATTCTTGCTAATTACACGCGAGAAGAATTAGTTAAGGCCGGAAATGCAATTGTTCCCGAACGTGATGAATTATTTGATTTTGCAGGGCTTCATTCACTATCTGGTCGCTATTGTGTTAAAGACTTTGACAAATCAGTTTATGAATTGCCACAAGAAAGATTTATGATTGCTGCCCTTCACCTGATGATGCCAGAGGAAAAAGACCGAGTGGAGAAAGCAATTGAACTATACTGGGCGCTTTCTAACCTTTACCTTACACTTGCTACTCCAACTTTAATGAATGCTGGCCGTGTTACCGGTGGTTTATCAAGTTGTTTTGTTCTAACAACTGAAGACTCACTTCGTGGAATTTTTGATGATAACACTGATGTTTCTACGTTCTCTAAAAATGGTGCCGGTATTGGTATTTATTTTGGAAAATTACGAGCAACTGGATCAGATATTCGAGGACATAAAGGCGCTGCCAGTGGAATACTAGGATGGATTAAACAACTTGATAACACGGCCGTTTCCGTTGATCAGTTAGGACAAAGACCTGGTGCTGTAGCTGTCTATCTTGATATTTGGCACAAAGATATTGAAGACTTTATAGACCTTCGTTTAAATACTGGAGATAAATCAAAACGAGCTTACAACGTTTTCACTGGTCTTTGTATTCCGGATGAATTTATGAGACAAGTTGAAAAACGTGGTGACTTCTATCTTTTTGATCCCCATGAGATCAAACAAAAGATGGGATTCAGTCTTGAAGACTTCTACGATAAGAAAAAACTTGGTGAAAAAGAAACACCAAATCCAATTGATCATGCTTGGACTTACCACTATTACTTATGCGTTGATAATAACAATTTAGATAAGAGACGTGTACCAGCAATTGAATTGAAAAAGAGATACATGAAGGCTCAATTAGAAACTGGAATTCCATATATGTTTTATCGTGACACGGTTAACCGTAATAATCCAAACTCCCATTCAGGAATGATCCATTCTTCTAACTTGTGTTCTGAAATCGCTCAAAATATGTCACCTTCGTTTGTAACTCAAGAGACGATTAATTGGGAAACAGGAGAAGTAATCATTCATAAACAAATTGGTGATCTAGTAACATGCAACCTCAGTTCCTTGGTTGTTAATAGAACTGAAAAAGATGGAGTAACAGAGAGAGTTATCAAAATTCAAATGAGGGCCCTTGATAATGTTATTTCTCTCTTAAAAGTTCCTGTTCCTCAAGCACAATACACAAATATGAAGTATCGAGCTGTTGGGGCAGGAGAACAAGGTATTACTGCCCTACTAGCTCAAGAAGGAATCATGTGGGATTCAGAACAGGCTGTTGAATATATCTCCCAACTTGAAGAAAAAATCATGAGAAATTGCATTAAAGCTTCAGCGTTGTTAGGAAAAGAAAAAGGTAACTATCCTGTTTTCGAAGGTTCGAAGTGGCAAACTGGAGAATGGTTTGAAGAACGTAATTTAAACTCTCCTGAGTGGTTGGAAGTTAAAGAATTGGCTTCTAAGTACATGAGAAATGGATATCTAAGGGCTATTGCTCCTACTGGTGGAACATCAGTTATTGCTGGATCAACACCAGGAATCGACCCAATATTTGATGTTATCTACTTTGAGAGGAAGAAAGACTTTCACCTTCCTATTTTGGTTCCGGAATTAAATCAGAAAACATGGTTCTTCTACAAACCAACTATGAAAATGGAATACGAAAATGAAAAACAGTTAGCACACCTGTGGGCTATTAAGCATAACGCTGCACGTCAAAAATTTGTAGATCAAGCTATTTCCCATAATTTCTATATTCCTCAAGACATTAAGGCCAAGAATTTTTACAAGCTTCATATGGAAAATTGGAAAGCTGGTGTGAAAACTTCTTACTACACTCGATCTTGGGATCAAAAACACGAAAGTTCATGTCTGGCATGTTCAGCTTAA
- a CDS encoding ribonucleotide-diphosphate reductase subunit beta, whose translation MERLTKQVRVFNENLPNKGERMFDDVSGILFWDDIINQVYYELIKEMREVFWIPDEVSMGKDKVQWATEMNEMEQELFLNAIGILAVLDSIATYFDNVAAYYIRDSAIKALMAFVAAMETIHNESYTYILSSVNSKTVSLDVFERPKKNEFMIKRNKLMMDLFDEFIQNPTPKTFAKGLVAMSGLEGLCFVNGFTPFYHFNRNGKMFGTGTVIQYIQRDEMKHSYFQTILIRDILTQYPELNTEEFAEFVYGFFIKLVQLEREFCEDLYKNTPDIDIEEVKEYIGYRANLILDNLGLDQIFAAKKNPMPWITAFDPDNLNNTKRDFFEDKEVNYGKSNEQKNDWDDL comes from the coding sequence ATGGAACGATTGACGAAACAAGTAAGGGTTTTTAATGAGAATTTACCTAATAAGGGCGAGAGAATGTTCGATGATGTAAGTGGTATTCTCTTCTGGGATGACATTATTAATCAAGTTTACTACGAACTTATTAAAGAAATGAGAGAAGTATTCTGGATTCCAGATGAAGTATCTATGGGTAAAGATAAAGTACAGTGGGCTACTGAAATGAACGAAATGGAACAAGAGTTATTCTTAAATGCTATCGGAATTTTGGCTGTACTCGATTCTATTGCTACATATTTTGATAATGTTGCTGCTTATTATATTAGAGATTCTGCAATTAAAGCTCTTATGGCTTTTGTCGCGGCAATGGAAACAATTCATAACGAATCTTACACGTATATCCTAAGTTCAGTAAACTCCAAAACTGTATCTTTAGATGTATTTGAACGACCGAAAAAGAACGAATTCATGATTAAAAGAAACAAACTAATGATGGATCTGTTTGATGAATTCATTCAAAATCCTACTCCGAAGACGTTTGCAAAAGGATTGGTTGCAATGAGTGGTTTGGAAGGTTTATGTTTCGTAAATGGATTTACACCGTTCTATCATTTTAATAGAAACGGAAAAATGTTTGGGACCGGAACTGTTATTCAGTATATTCAGCGTGATGAAATGAAGCACTCTTACTTCCAAACAATCCTGATACGTGACATTCTAACTCAATATCCCGAACTTAATACTGAAGAGTTCGCGGAGTTTGTATATGGGTTCTTCATTAAACTTGTACAACTTGAAAGAGAATTTTGCGAGGATCTTTATAAAAACACTCCTGATATTGATATTGAAGAAGTAAAAGAGTATATCGGGTACCGGGCGAATTTAATTTTAGACAACCTCGGGCTCGACCAAATTTTTGCAGCAAAGAAAAATCCTATGCCCTGGATAACAGCTTTTGATCCTGATAACTTAAATAATACAAAAAGAGATTTCTTTGAGGACAAAGAAGTGAACTATGGCAAATCGAATGAGCAAAAGAATGATTGGGATGACCTATGA
- a CDS encoding flavodoxin domain-containing protein has translation MANRMSKRMIGMTYEMGSLPIILASNTGNTRTFIPFIQEHAKRDLQVIEDFNNPFPSNNNLAIGTYTWGNGKIPKRLKEYLIENYLQLCGKEVFIFGSGNSVYPKFCGAVEGIKKICLDCGADVIIDFKFEQRFNPEKYSWDEIQSLIKIIKYWSR, from the coding sequence ATGGCAAATCGAATGAGCAAAAGAATGATTGGGATGACCTATGAGATGGGCTCCCTTCCGATTATCCTTGCTTCAAATACAGGTAATACTAGAACCTTTATCCCGTTTATCCAAGAGCACGCTAAAAGAGATTTACAGGTTATTGAAGACTTTAACAATCCTTTCCCTAGTAACAACAATTTAGCTATTGGCACGTATACTTGGGGTAATGGAAAAATACCTAAGAGACTTAAAGAATATCTTATTGAAAACTATTTACAACTGTGTGGAAAAGAAGTTTTTATATTTGGGAGTGGTAATTCAGTTTATCCTAAATTTTGTGGGGCAGTTGAAGGCATAAAGAAAATTTGTTTGGATTGTGGAGCCGATGTCATAATTGATTTTAAATTTGAACAAAGATTTAATCCTGAAAAATATTCATGGGATGAAATTCAAAGTTTAATAAAAATTATTAAGTACTGGAGCCGATAA